The DNA region AGCTTGACCTCGATCTCCTGTTCGACCGCAACAGGTCCCTGAACCAAGGAGCAATCCGGTTTCCTACGTTCGCCCGCGGCACATTCCGCTGGAAGCGCTACGCTTACTCAGGCTTGTTTGATTGCGACAAACCACTCGCCGACTACACCTCGGACGAATGGCAAATTTTGCTGTATGCAGACGATCTTGCCGTGAGCAATCCGCTGCCCGGATGGCCATCATCGGCGCGATTTCAGGGCGTCGTTCCGCGCTTTCGTCGAGCCTATCTGGATCATGAGCCCAGTCGCCTGACCCAGGCAGAACGTGAAGGGCTCGCTCATGTCATCACTCGCCAACGGTGCCAAGCTTGTGGTGGCACCCGCCTCAATCCGACCATCCTCTCTTGCAAGATTAAGGGAAAATCCATCGCGGACTGCACCAGTCTGGAGATATCCGATCTGCTGATCTTCATCCGGACGATAGATTCGGAAGCCATCGCTACGGTGCTGACAGCCATTGTTGAGAGGCTGGAGCAGATGCGCGCTATCGGCCTGGACTATCTCAGTCTGGGCCGTGAAACCGCGAGCCTATCGGGCGGCGAGTCCCAGCGCGTGAAGATGGTTCGCCATCTTGGCAGCAGTCTGGCCGACATCGCCTACATCTTCGATGAACCCAGCGTTGGACTGCATCCAAGCGATGTTCACCAACTCAACACGTTGTTGCGTAGCCTGCGTGACAAAGGTAATACAGTCCTGGTGGTGGAGCACGATCCAGATGTCATCGCCATTGCCGATCATGTGGTGGATATGGGGCCGGGCGCCGGGAAGGATGGCGGCCATGTGGTGTACCAAGGCGATTACGCAGGTTTGCAGCAGGCCGATACCCTGACGGGGCGTTGCCTGCAACGGGTTGCGCCGATGAAACGCGAGCCGCGCTCTGCTACGGGACAGATCGCCTTGCAACGCCTTTCGCTGCACAACCTGCGAGATGTCAGCGTATCCATACCTACCGGTGTTCTGACGGTAGTGACGGGTGTCGCTGGCTCCGGCAAGAGCACGCTTGTCAACCGCCTACTGCTCCGCCATTGCCCGGATGCCATCCTGATCGATCAGAGAGGTTTGGGAGGAACGCGGCGCTCGTCTGTCTCAAGCTATATCGGTGTGCTTGACAAGATTCGCTCAGGCTTCGCGCAAGCCAGCGACCAGCCCGCCAGCTTGTTCAGCAATAACGCCCAGGGGGCTTGCCCAGCCTGCAAAGGGCTGGGCTTAGTCCAGACCGACTTGGCTTTCATGGACAGCGTGGAAACGCCTTGTGATGCCTGCAGTACTACAGGATTCAACGAGGCGGCACGGGCGATTACCTGGATGGGCTGCAATATTGCCCAAGTGCTCGCATTCTCTGCGGAACAGGCGCTGCGGCATTTCCAATCCTGCCAAGACATCGTTGAGCCATTGCACCGACTCTCCAATGTCGGATTGGGCTATCTAGCGTTGGGACAGCGACTAAACACTCTGTCAGGCGGTGAGCGCCAACGTCTGAAACTGGCATCCCGATTGGCTGAAGTAAGCAGCTTGTATGTTCTTGACGAGCCGACGTCTGGTCTGCATATGTCCGATGTTGATCGGTTGCTTGCCATCCTTGATGACCTCACGCAGCGGGGTGCCACCGTCATCGTGGTCGAACACAACCTGGATGTCATGGCCCATGCTGACTGGTTGATCGAGATGGGCCCAGGCGCAGGCAAGAAAGGCGGAAAAGTCATCTTCGAGGGTTTGCCTACGGCAATGATCAGCGCCCCGGAATCTGTAACGGGGCCATTCCTTTGGCGCCATTTGAATGGGCAACTGTGAGGTGACGCATGGAACTTCGGCACCTGCGTTGCTTCCTTGCCGTCGCCGAAGAGCTGCATTTCGCCCGTGCGGCGGAGAAATTGCATGTCGAGCAATCGCCTTTATCGCGGGCCATCAAGGAACTGGAAGAAGAACTGGGCGTGGTGCTGTTTGCGCGAACTACGCGCAGCACTCGGTTGACCCGTGCGGGCAAGCTGTTTTTAGAGCATGTGCCGCGCGTCTTCTCTGCCTTGCAGCAGGCCCGCGACAGCGTGAAGGCAGCGGCCAACGGCTTCCACAGCCAATTGCGCGTTGCGCTGTCCGACGGCATGACGCCCTCACGTCTGCCGGCTTTGCTGGCGCTCTGTCGGCAGGAGGAGCCCGAAGTCGAAATCCGTTTCTTTGAGGTGCCGCTGGCGCAACAGATCAAAGGGCTGTACGGCGATCTGTACGACGTAGGCTTCGCCCGCGCCGATGAAGTCGGCGATGGCCTCATTGCCGAGCCGGTATGGAGTGATCCTCTGATGGTGGCCGTGCCGGCACGGCATCCCCTGCTGGCCCACAAGCGCATCCCTTTGGAAGAATTGCTGCGCTATCCCCTGGTGCTGTGCGATCCGCAAGCGTGCGAGGGCCATGCCCGGCAGGTGGATCGTGTGCTGCGCCGTGTGGACATGGAACCGCTGGTGGCTGAACGGGTGGCGTCCTGCGACCTGATGATGGCGCTGGTGTCCGCAGGCATCGCTCTGGGGCTGACGGGCTGCGCGCACATCTTGGCCAGCCAGGAACCTGGCGTAGTGGCACGGCCACTGACAGGCCGCTCACCGTTGCTGACGACCTACTTGCTGCGTCCGGAAGGCGAGCCTTCGGAAATGCTCGCCCGCTTCATCGACCGTGTGCAGGCCATCGAATCACCCGAAGGTAGCAGGCCCACGCCGGGTCTTGATGCCGACTCTCTGGAGGAACCCGCATGATGAGAAACTCCATTCCGTTCCTGCTGGCCGTGGCATTAACCGCTTGCGGCCAATCGGAAACGCCCAAGCAGGCCGAGGTGTCGACCGTGGAGGAACTGGCCGCCGATCCGGCACTGCTGAAGGAGCTGCGCCAGCAGTGCAAGACTGATCGCGCCAGGCTTGGCGACGTGCTGTGCAATCGAGTTGCCGAGGCTACGCGCAAGCGGTTCTACGGCGATGGAAAGACCCCGTATACGCCGCCGAAGGAACAGCCTAAGTTCTGATCGCGGGCGATTCCAAAAAATATTCTGTTTTCTCGCTATACACGCCGCAATGCGCCTTCGCTTGCGGCGTTTTTCTTTGGCTCGACGCTGCGCGAATTCTTCCTTTTTTCTAGACCTTTCTCCCGATAACGGTCTTTGACCGGCACCGACCCTGCACCGATTCTCGCGTCATGCGGCACGTCCTTGTGCCGCGTGTGAACGAGGAATCAGCGCAGAGGAAATCGGAGGCCAGTCAATGCAAGCTCAGGGCGTGTTGTTCGGGCAGATCGCGGTTGTTTTCAGCATCGTGATCGCCGGTGTGTGGAGTGCAACGCAATGGACAGCCGCCGCTCTGGCCTACCAACTACGCCTTGGCTCGCCCTGGTTCGATTTCTTCGGAATGCCGGTCTATCACCCCTGGCGGCTGTTCGAGTGGTGGTTCTTCTTCGATGCCTACGCGCCGCACGTCTTCGATATAGGCGGCGCCATTGCGGGCGGCAGCGGCCTGGTGGCCGTGGTGGTCGCCATCGCCATGTCGGTGTGGCGCTCGCGGCAATCGCGCCTGGTCACGACCTATGGCTCAGCACGTTGGGCCAACACCGCCGACATTCGCAAAGCCGGGTTGATGCAGCCTGCCGGCGTCCTTCTCGGCCTCCATGACGGACAGTACCTGCGCCATGAAGGCCCGGAACACGTCCTGACCTTCGCGCCCACGCGCTCTGGCAAAGGCGTGGGCCTGGTGGTGCCGACGCTGCTGTCATGGCCTGCCTCGGCCGTCATCCACGACATCAAGGGCGAGAACTGGCAGATCACCGCCGGCTGGCGTTCGCGCTTCTCGCATTGCCTGCTGTTCAACCCCACCGATGCGAAGTCAGCCGCGTACAACCCGCTGCTGGAGGTACGGCGAGGCGCTCATGAAGTGCGCGACGTACAGAACATCGCGGACATCCTTGTCGATCCCGAAGGGGCGCTGGAGAAGCGCAATCACTGGGAGAAGACCAGCCATGCGCTGCTGGTCGGCGCCATCCTGCATGTGCTCTACGCCGGCGAAGACAAGACGCTGCGCGGCGTCGCCAACTTCCTCTCCGATCCTGCGTGCCCGTTCGAGCTGACGCTGCATCGGATGATGACGACGAAGCACCTGGGCGATGCACCGCACACGGTTGTCGCGTCCGCCGCGCGTGAAGTGCTCAACAAGTCGGACAACGAGCGGTCGGGCGTGCTCTCGACTGCGATGAGCTTCTTGGGCTTGTACCGCGACCCCACGGTGGCCGAGGTCACCTCACGCTGCGACTGGCGCATCGCCGACCTGATCGCGTCCGAGTCACCCGTGTCGCTGTACCTGGTGGTGCCGCCTTCGGACATCAGCCGCACCAAGCCGTTGATCCGGCTCATCTTGAACCAGATCGGGCGACGCCTCACCGAATCGCTCGATGGCAGAGACGGCATCGAACGCCGCCACAAGCTGTTGCTGATGCTCGATGAGTTTCCGGCGCTGGGCCGGCTCGACTTCTTCGAGACGGCGCTTGCCTTCATGGCCGGCTACGGCATCCGCAGCTTCCTCATCGCACAGTCGCTCAACCAGATCGACAAAGCCTACGGCCAGAACCATTCGATTCTGGACAACTGCCATGTCCGGGTGACGTTCGCCACGAACGATGAACGCACGGCCAAACGCATTTCAGAGACCTTGGGTACGGCGACCGAACTGCGCGCGCAGCGCAACTACGCCGGCCACCGGCTCGCGCCGTGGCTCGGGCATCTCATGGTGTCGCGGCAGGAGACGGCCCGCCCGCTGCTCACCCCTGGCGAAGTGATGCAGCTCCCGCCCGATGAATCCGTGGTGATGGTGTCCAGCGTGGCGCCGATCAAGGCCAAGAAGCTGCGCTACTACGCCGACACCAATTTCAAACAGCGGGTACTACCACCGCCTGCGCTTGCGGCCGGGCGGTACGCCGACGTGCCACCGACCCGCGCCGACGACTGGAGCGGCCTGGCGATTCCGGCCGTGCCCGCCGCATCGGCCACGGCATCCGCCGATGACCTGGGCGGCACCGATGACGGCGGTCCGCGCCGCCAACCCGAACTCTCCGAATCCGTCGCTTACGACCCCGAGCTGGATCCGCCCGATGACCTGGCGCTGCTCGATGACGACGACGACTTGCCGCTGCCGCTTCCCGGCCAGCTTGACCTGGCCATGCAGCGCACGGCGCGGCTGGCCTCCCTCGACCCCAACGACGGAATCGACTTATGAGCCAATACCGCCTCAACCTGTTCATCCAACACGAGCACGCCAAGCGGCTGGAAGAACTGGCCGCCAAGAAAGGCGTGTCCAAGTCGTCCATCGTCGCGGCAGCGCTGGCGTCCTGGCTGTCGCCGGACGCGGGCGACCAGCGCGAGGCCGCCATCGCCAAGCGACTGGATCGCCTGTCGCGGCAGACCGAACGACTGGAGCGCGACCAGAACATCCAGATCGAAACGCTGGCGCTGTTCATCCGCTACTTCCTGACTGTCAGCACGCCGGTTCCCGAGGCGCATCAGGACGCAGCCCGTGCCCAGGGCAAGGCGCGTTTCGAGCAGTTCATCGAACAGCTCGGCAGGCACCTGCTGCGCGGCCGCAGTCTGGTGCGCGACGTGGTGGAAGAACTGCACCCGGACCCGATGCGGATGGATGACGCGGCGGCGGTGGCCGAAGCCCATGAACGTGCTGCGGAGCGTGCCTCATGAGCGCCGTTCCACAGATCCCGCCAGAACCACGCTCGTCGGCCACCACTTCACAGAATCGCCGCATCCAGATGCTGCGCACGGCAATGGGGCCGCTGATCGCCGCCGCGCTCGAAGACCCGGACGTGGTGGAAATCATGCTCAACCCCGACCGCAGCCTATGGGTCGATCGGCTGTCGTCGGGCCGTGCGCCGCTGGGCGTCGAACTGCCCGAGGCCGATGGCGAACGCATCATTCGCCTGGTGGCCGCCCACGTCGGTGCAGAGGTGCATCGCGGCCGACCATTGCTGACCGCCGAGCTGCCCGAAACCGGCGAGCGGTTCGAGGGCATCCTGCCCCCGGCCGCACCCGGCCCGGCCTTCGCGCTGCGCAAGCGCGCCGTGAGCATCATCGGCCTGGATCGCTACGTCGCCGACGGCATCCTGACTGCCGGCCAGGCCGACTTCCTGCGCCGCGCCGTGCGCGAGCGCCAGAACATCCTGATCGCCGGCGGCACCAGTACCGGCAAGACCACGCTCGCCAACGCGCTGCTGGCCGAGATCGCCGCCACCGGTGACCGCGTGCTGGTGCTCGAAGACACCATCGAGCTGCAATGCGCCGCCCGCGACCATGTGCCGCTGCGCACGCGCGCGGGCGTGGTGTCGATGCAGGAGCTGGTGCGCGCCACGATGCGCCTGCGCCCCGACCGCGTGATCGTCGGCGAGGTGCGCGGCGGCGAGGCGCTTGATCTCATCAAGGTGTGGGGCACCGGCCACCCCGGCGGCATCGCCACGATTCACGCCGGTTCCGCCTTGGGCGCGCTGCTGCGCCTGGAGCAACTGATTCTCGAAGTGGCGGTGAATCCGCCGCGCGCGTTGATCGCCGAGGCCATCAACGTCGTCATCCACATCGCCGGGCGTGGCCGCAAGCGCCACGTCGAAAGCATCGCACGCGTCGTCGGTTTCGACGGCGCGGGCTATCGCATGGCGGATGCGCTGGAAATGCCGTTTCCCGAGCTGCCGCCAGTTCCTTCCCCGTCCCCTGAACCCTCTGGAGAACTGCCATGACGCAGATGCACATTCATGCTTTCCGCATTTCCGTAAATCCGGCTTCGGCCTTCGCACGCCTGCGTCGCCTGGCCGCGCCGGCGCAGCACGGCCTGATGCTGGCCGCCGTCATGCTGATGACGGCTGGCACCGCGCAGGCCGCCGGTTCCTCGATGCCCTGGGAAGGGCCACTAACCTCCATCCTCGAATCCATCCAGGGGCCGGTGGCACGCATCGTCGCGGTCATCATCATTATTTCCACCGGCCTGGCGCTGGCCTTCGGCGATACCAGCGGCGGCTTCCGCAAGCTGATCCAGATCGTCTTCGGCCTGTCCATCGCGTTCGCAGCTTCGAGCTTCTTCCTGTCGTTCTTCAGCTTCTCCGGCGGGGCCGTCGTATGACCGCCGCCAACGAAGGAGCGCCGGCCTTCGCGTCCGGTTTCGAGATCCCGCTGCATCGCTCACTGACCGAGCCGATCCTGCTGGGCGGTGCGCCGCGCACCGTGGCGATTGCCAACGGCACGCTGGCCGCCGCCGTCGGGCTGGGCCTGCAATTGTGGATTCCCGGTGTGGTGCTGTGGATCGTCGGCCATTCGCTGGCGGTGTGGGGCGCGCGCGTCGATCCGCAGTTCATGCAGGTCTTCGCCCGGCACATCAAGCACAAGCCGCTGCTGGACGTGTAGGGGGACGCCGCCATGCTGAACCTTGCCGAATACCGCCAGCGCC from Burkholderia ambifaria AMMD includes:
- the trbB gene encoding P-type conjugative transfer ATPase TrbB produces the protein MSAVPQIPPEPRSSATTSQNRRIQMLRTAMGPLIAAALEDPDVVEIMLNPDRSLWVDRLSSGRAPLGVELPEADGERIIRLVAAHVGAEVHRGRPLLTAELPETGERFEGILPPAAPGPAFALRKRAVSIIGLDRYVADGILTAGQADFLRRAVRERQNILIAGGTSTGKTTLANALLAEIAATGDRVLVLEDTIELQCAARDHVPLRTRAGVVSMQELVRATMRLRPDRVIVGEVRGGEALDLIKVWGTGHPGGIATIHAGSALGALLRLEQLILEVAVNPPRALIAEAINVVIHIAGRGRKRHVESIARVVGFDGAGYRMADALEMPFPELPPVPSPSPEPSGELP
- a CDS encoding EexN family lipoprotein, translated to MRNSIPFLLAVALTACGQSETPKQAEVSTVEELAADPALLKELRQQCKTDRARLGDVLCNRVAEATRKRFYGDGKTPYTPPKEQPKF
- a CDS encoding LysR family transcriptional regulator, translating into MELRHLRCFLAVAEELHFARAAEKLHVEQSPLSRAIKELEEELGVVLFARTTRSTRLTRAGKLFLEHVPRVFSALQQARDSVKAAANGFHSQLRVALSDGMTPSRLPALLALCRQEEPEVEIRFFEVPLAQQIKGLYGDLYDVGFARADEVGDGLIAEPVWSDPLMVAVPARHPLLAHKRIPLEELLRYPLVLCDPQACEGHARQVDRVLRRVDMEPLVAERVASCDLMMALVSAGIALGLTGCAHILASQEPGVVARPLTGRSPLLTTYLLRPEGEPSEMLARFIDRVQAIESPEGSRPTPGLDADSLEEPA
- a CDS encoding ATP-binding cassette domain-containing protein, with protein sequence MSPVHTPYQDMEIIGARNNNLRSVTVKVPKHCITVFTGVSGSGKSSLVFDTIAAESQRQLNESHSAFVRHRLPHYGQPQADALRNLPASIVVDQKPLGGNARSTVGTATDIQPLLRLLFSRLGEPFVGYSNVFSFNHPQGMCPTCQGLGMVDELDLDLLFDRNRSLNQGAIRFPTFARGTFRWKRYAYSGLFDCDKPLADYTSDEWQILLYADDLAVSNPLPGWPSSARFQGVVPRFRRAYLDHEPSRLTQAEREGLAHVITRQRCQACGGTRLNPTILSCKIKGKSIADCTSLEISDLLIFIRTIDSEAIATVLTAIVERLEQMRAIGLDYLSLGRETASLSGGESQRVKMVRHLGSSLADIAYIFDEPSVGLHPSDVHQLNTLLRSLRDKGNTVLVVEHDPDVIAIADHVVDMGPGAGKDGGHVVYQGDYAGLQQADTLTGRCLQRVAPMKREPRSATGQIALQRLSLHNLRDVSVSIPTGVLTVVTGVAGSGKSTLVNRLLLRHCPDAILIDQRGLGGTRRSSVSSYIGVLDKIRSGFAQASDQPASLFSNNAQGACPACKGLGLVQTDLAFMDSVETPCDACSTTGFNEAARAITWMGCNIAQVLAFSAEQALRHFQSCQDIVEPLHRLSNVGLGYLALGQRLNTLSGGERQRLKLASRLAEVSSLYVLDEPTSGLHMSDVDRLLAILDDLTQRGATVIVVEHNLDVMAHADWLIEMGPGAGKKGGKVIFEGLPTAMISAPESVTGPFLWRHLNGQL
- a CDS encoding TrbC/VirB2 family protein, giving the protein MTQMHIHAFRISVNPASAFARLRRLAAPAQHGLMLAAVMLMTAGTAQAAGSSMPWEGPLTSILESIQGPVARIVAVIIIISTGLALAFGDTSGGFRKLIQIVFGLSIAFAASSFFLSFFSFSGGAVV
- a CDS encoding CopG family transcriptional regulator → MSQYRLNLFIQHEHAKRLEELAAKKGVSKSSIVAAALASWLSPDAGDQREAAIAKRLDRLSRQTERLERDQNIQIETLALFIRYFLTVSTPVPEAHQDAARAQGKARFEQFIEQLGRHLLRGRSLVRDVVEELHPDPMRMDDAAAVAEAHERAAERAS
- a CDS encoding VirB3 family type IV secretion system protein, whose amino-acid sequence is MTAANEGAPAFASGFEIPLHRSLTEPILLGGAPRTVAIANGTLAAAVGLGLQLWIPGVVLWIVGHSLAVWGARVDPQFMQVFARHIKHKPLLDV
- a CDS encoding conjugal transfer protein TraG; this encodes MQAQGVLFGQIAVVFSIVIAGVWSATQWTAAALAYQLRLGSPWFDFFGMPVYHPWRLFEWWFFFDAYAPHVFDIGGAIAGGSGLVAVVVAIAMSVWRSRQSRLVTTYGSARWANTADIRKAGLMQPAGVLLGLHDGQYLRHEGPEHVLTFAPTRSGKGVGLVVPTLLSWPASAVIHDIKGENWQITAGWRSRFSHCLLFNPTDAKSAAYNPLLEVRRGAHEVRDVQNIADILVDPEGALEKRNHWEKTSHALLVGAILHVLYAGEDKTLRGVANFLSDPACPFELTLHRMMTTKHLGDAPHTVVASAAREVLNKSDNERSGVLSTAMSFLGLYRDPTVAEVTSRCDWRIADLIASESPVSLYLVVPPSDISRTKPLIRLILNQIGRRLTESLDGRDGIERRHKLLLMLDEFPALGRLDFFETALAFMAGYGIRSFLIAQSLNQIDKAYGQNHSILDNCHVRVTFATNDERTAKRISETLGTATELRAQRNYAGHRLAPWLGHLMVSRQETARPLLTPGEVMQLPPDESVVMVSSVAPIKAKKLRYYADTNFKQRVLPPPALAAGRYADVPPTRADDWSGLAIPAVPAASATASADDLGGTDDGGPRRQPELSESVAYDPELDPPDDLALLDDDDDLPLPLPGQLDLAMQRTARLASLDPNDGIDL